In a genomic window of Polycladomyces abyssicola:
- the cobK gene encoding precorrin-6A reductase produces MILFLAGTSDARALAVRIRQAGHPLLATVVTENAAKSLRDADLQVRVGRLTAEEMAALIREKHAYGVVDASHPFAEEASRNAMEAAQTAGVPYVRYERPSWVYDDHPRLTVVDSYEAAAEEAARLKGVVMLTTGSKTLDVFAKRLLHEPGVHLVARMLPRKENMEKCAALGIEQKQIVAMQGPFGPELNRALYRHFGVDVVVTKESGKVGAVDEKVTTALEMGLHVILISRPRLDYGTVYAEPDKIIRHIQQWKGEDNRDTTGVSAGHHTS; encoded by the coding sequence ATGATCCTGTTTTTGGCCGGTACCAGTGATGCGCGGGCGTTGGCTGTTCGCATCCGGCAAGCGGGACATCCACTGCTGGCGACGGTGGTTACCGAAAATGCCGCCAAAAGTTTGCGGGATGCTGATTTACAGGTGCGGGTAGGAAGACTGACAGCAGAGGAGATGGCCGCACTGATCCGGGAAAAACATGCATACGGCGTCGTGGATGCCAGTCATCCCTTTGCCGAAGAAGCCTCCCGCAACGCGATGGAGGCGGCCCAAACCGCGGGTGTGCCCTATGTTCGCTACGAACGGCCGTCGTGGGTATATGACGATCATCCACGCCTGACAGTTGTCGATTCGTATGAGGCGGCGGCGGAAGAGGCCGCTCGGTTGAAAGGGGTCGTCATGTTGACGACCGGAAGTAAGACACTGGACGTGTTTGCCAAACGGCTGCTGCATGAACCCGGTGTACATCTGGTGGCGCGGATGTTGCCACGCAAGGAAAACATGGAGAAATGTGCCGCACTCGGGATCGAGCAAAAACAGATCGTGGCCATGCAAGGGCCGTTCGGACCCGAGTTGAACAGGGCGTTGTACCGCCATTTCGGTGTTGATGTGGTTGTGACCAAGGAGAGCGGAAAAGTGGGGGCGGTGGACGAAAAGGTGACGACGGCGTTGGAGATGGGATTGCATGTGATTCTCATCTCCCGCCCTCGTCTGGATTACGGTACCGTTTATGCCGAACCGGACAAGATCATCCGACACATACAGCAATGGAAGGGAGAGGACAACCGTGACACCACGGGAGTTTCAGCCGGTCACCACACGTCCTGA
- a CDS encoding sirohydrochlorin chelatase: MEACLFVGHGSRDPEGNAQLLDFTSRVGRFLSFPIVETCFLELTEPDIPEGIRRCVEKGAKRITVVPIMLLFAGHAKVHIPFPIREAARRYPDVTFTYGRPVGVDQSVVSILERRVRSVTDLPQDRNESDTAVLVVGRGSSDAEANSDLFKIARLLWERLPVRWVETAFVGVTDPGWEEGVERCVRLGAKNIIILPYLLFTGVLIKRMNGRLDDLRKRYAGVHLSMTDYLGLDDGLVGVMMNRLLEAAGGQGLDWEQLVSVAEANGHHLHHHNHDHHHHPHESAVDQPS, from the coding sequence ATGGAAGCTTGTTTGTTTGTGGGTCACGGCAGTCGAGACCCGGAAGGGAACGCCCAGTTGCTGGACTTTACGTCGCGAGTGGGACGGTTCCTCTCTTTTCCCATCGTGGAGACGTGTTTTCTGGAACTCACCGAACCGGACATTCCCGAAGGCATCCGCCGCTGTGTGGAAAAAGGGGCCAAACGGATTACAGTGGTCCCCATCATGCTCCTGTTTGCGGGGCATGCCAAGGTACATATCCCGTTCCCGATCCGGGAAGCCGCCCGACGGTATCCCGATGTCACGTTCACATACGGGCGGCCGGTTGGGGTGGATCAATCGGTGGTGTCCATATTGGAACGGCGTGTCCGATCTGTCACCGATCTGCCGCAAGACCGAAACGAAAGCGACACGGCTGTGCTGGTCGTGGGCCGGGGATCAAGCGATGCGGAGGCCAACAGCGATTTGTTCAAAATCGCGCGGCTGTTGTGGGAGCGCTTGCCAGTGCGGTGGGTGGAAACGGCATTTGTCGGGGTCACGGATCCCGGATGGGAAGAGGGAGTGGAGCGATGTGTCCGGCTGGGGGCCAAAAACATCATCATTCTGCCCTATCTGCTGTTTACCGGAGTGCTCATCAAACGGATGAACGGCCGCTTGGACGACCTTCGTAAACGGTATGCAGGTGTTCATTTGAGTATGACTGACTATCTCGGGCTGGATGACGGATTGGTCGGCGTGATGATGAACCGGCTGTTGGAAGCCGCCGGAGGTCAGGGATTGGATTGGGAGCAGTTGGTGTCGGTCGCTGAGGCTAACGGTCATCATTTGCATCACCATAATCATGACCATCACCATCACCCTCATGAGTCGGCTGTTGACCAACCATCGTGA
- the cbiE gene encoding precorrin-6y C5,15-methyltransferase (decarboxylating) subunit CbiE, which yields MHPVKIIGVGDDGANGLFPTYRQWIEEADTLVGGERHLAFFPESSADRIPIKNGLHKVLERIDRARHHGRVVVLASGDPLFYGIAGLIARKLGQEHVEVHPHLSSLQLAFARMKESWQDAVVESVHGRKLEGLAQRIDGKEKVALLTDAANAPSAIARYLIRFGMTEYRAFVAENLGGERERCGWWELEEMAEASFSPLNIVILKRKSDADPPRWGLGIDDHEFAQRKPDKGLITKKEVRVLSLSEMRLAPDSVVWDIGAGSGSVSVEAARMAPYGQVFAIEKNEADLSNIEANKMKFRADFSVIHAKAPDGLDQIPNPDAVFIGGSGGELRELLQVCCDRLKPGGRIVVNAATLETLHQTREGLHESGFNTRVTMVQTARSKPILNLTRLEGFNPVFIIVGWR from the coding sequence ATGCATCCCGTGAAAATCATCGGTGTGGGGGATGACGGAGCCAATGGGTTGTTCCCAACCTACCGCCAGTGGATCGAGGAGGCGGACACCCTGGTCGGAGGAGAACGGCATTTGGCTTTTTTTCCTGAGAGTTCCGCCGATCGAATTCCGATCAAAAACGGGCTCCATAAAGTGTTGGAACGGATCGACCGGGCGAGACATCACGGACGGGTCGTCGTGCTGGCGTCCGGCGATCCGTTGTTTTACGGGATTGCCGGGCTGATCGCTCGGAAACTGGGACAGGAGCATGTGGAGGTTCACCCGCATTTGAGCTCGTTGCAACTGGCGTTTGCCCGCATGAAAGAGAGCTGGCAGGACGCAGTGGTCGAAAGCGTACACGGCCGCAAGTTGGAGGGATTGGCACAGCGGATCGACGGCAAGGAGAAAGTGGCTTTACTGACCGATGCCGCCAACGCCCCTTCCGCCATCGCCCGTTATCTCATTCGGTTCGGCATGACCGAATACCGGGCGTTCGTCGCCGAAAATCTGGGCGGCGAAAGGGAGCGGTGCGGTTGGTGGGAGCTGGAGGAGATGGCCGAAGCATCATTCTCTCCTCTCAATATTGTCATTCTCAAGCGGAAGTCGGACGCCGATCCGCCGCGATGGGGGTTGGGCATCGATGACCATGAGTTTGCTCAGCGCAAACCGGACAAAGGGCTGATCACCAAAAAAGAGGTGCGCGTACTCAGTCTGTCCGAAATGCGGTTGGCCCCCGACAGCGTGGTGTGGGACATCGGTGCCGGTTCCGGTTCGGTTTCGGTGGAGGCTGCACGGATGGCTCCTTATGGACAGGTGTTTGCGATTGAGAAAAATGAAGCGGATTTATCCAATATCGAAGCCAACAAAATGAAATTTCGTGCCGACTTTTCCGTCATTCACGCCAAGGCGCCGGACGGACTGGATCAAATACCCAATCCGGATGCAGTATTCATCGGCGGCAGCGGCGGTGAACTGCGGGAATTGCTGCAGGTTTGTTGTGACAGGTTGAAACCGGGCGGTCGGATCGTGGTAAATGCGGCGACACTAGAAACGCTGCATCAGACACGGGAAGGCTTGCATGAATCCGGATTCAACACACGCGTCACCATGGTGCAAACCGCCCGCAGCAAGCCGATATTGAATCTGACTCGACTGGAGGGTTTCAACCCTGTTTTCATCATTGTCGGATGGCGATGA
- the rimI gene encoding ribosomal protein S18-alanine N-acetyltransferase produces MERSRIAFRPMKMADLPMIMEVERASFPTPWPKEAFVNELLHSPFAHYTVVTVDGEIAGYCGMWIVVDEAHITNIAIHPKYRGKKLGQATLAYMKRLARLLGADKMTLEVRVSNHVAQHVYRKLGFEAKGIRPRYYSDNQEDALIMWVTLDEDDGEHTVESNKNTGTGD; encoded by the coding sequence ATGGAACGGTCGCGGATTGCATTTCGCCCGATGAAAATGGCTGATCTGCCGATGATCATGGAAGTGGAACGCGCCTCGTTTCCCACACCCTGGCCGAAAGAGGCGTTTGTCAACGAATTGTTGCACAGCCCGTTTGCGCATTACACCGTGGTCACCGTCGACGGGGAAATCGCCGGATATTGCGGTATGTGGATTGTAGTGGACGAAGCGCACATCACCAATATCGCGATCCATCCAAAATACCGCGGGAAAAAGCTGGGGCAGGCTACGTTGGCCTATATGAAAAGATTGGCCCGGTTGTTGGGCGCCGACAAAATGACATTGGAAGTGCGGGTATCCAATCATGTGGCCCAGCACGTGTACCGCAAATTGGGATTTGAAGCCAAAGGCATTCGTCCCCGTTATTATTCGGACAATCAGGAGGATGCCTTGATCATGTGGGTGACATTGGATGAAGATGACGGAGAACATACAGTTGAATCAAACAAGAACACTGGTACTGGGGATTGA
- the cobI gene encoding precorrin-2 C(20)-methyltransferase, with the protein MSKIGTLYGLGVGPGDPELITVKAFRIMRESPVIAYPKKRMGEKSYALTIAETYVNPAEKEMLGLVFPMTRDREILRREWEKTVATVWERLSQGKDVAFVTEGDPMLYSTFIHMSRCMREAHPEVNIVSVPGVSSVNAAASRLDIPLADGDEQIAIVPATEDRAAMEKALLEHDAVVFLKVAKVLDQMIDLLRELGLTDKAMVVSKATSEQEMIWRRVEELAGARLGYLSLMVVRK; encoded by the coding sequence ATGAGTAAAATCGGGACTTTGTACGGATTGGGCGTCGGACCGGGTGATCCGGAACTGATCACAGTCAAGGCGTTCCGCATTATGCGTGAATCTCCCGTGATCGCCTATCCCAAAAAGCGGATGGGGGAAAAGAGCTACGCGTTGACTATCGCGGAAACCTACGTCAATCCGGCGGAAAAAGAGATGCTGGGTTTGGTGTTTCCGATGACGCGGGATCGGGAGATATTGCGTCGGGAGTGGGAAAAAACGGTGGCGACAGTGTGGGAGCGACTCTCTCAGGGGAAAGACGTGGCGTTTGTCACCGAAGGCGATCCGATGCTGTACAGCACGTTTATTCACATGAGCCGGTGCATGCGGGAGGCACACCCGGAGGTGAACATCGTCTCCGTCCCCGGCGTCTCCTCTGTCAACGCCGCCGCTTCCCGCCTCGACATCCCATTGGCGGACGGAGACGAGCAGATCGCGATCGTGCCGGCGACTGAAGACCGGGCGGCCATGGAAAAAGCCCTGTTGGAGCATGATGCGGTGGTGTTTCTCAAAGTGGCCAAGGTGCTCGACCAGATGATCGACTTGTTGCGAGAATTGGGGTTGACCGACAAAGCGATGGTGGTGAGCAAGGCCACCTCGGAACAGGAAATGATCTGGCGCCGTGTGGAGGAATTGGCCGGTGCACGTCTGGGATATTTATCACTGATGGTGGTGAGAAAATGA
- the cobJ gene encoding precorrin-3B C(17)-methyltransferase, whose translation MSEKGRGKLYVVGFGPGHFDHMTHRAREALSDSDVIVGYNTYVDIIRDLLDNQEIVQTGMTEEVSRAQTAVELAESGKKVAVISSGDAGVYGMAGLVYEVLVEKGRHRGEGVEVEVIPGVSAINSCAALLGSPVMHDACMISLSDHLTPWETIARRIEAAAAADFVIALYNPKSGRRTRQIVETQRILLQYRSPDTPVGLVKSAYRERQHVVITKLGEMLGHEIGMLTTVLIGNSTTFVHHGLMITPRGYQRKYTLTQKEQALKPHERLRTDTEPWSLNAQTEQLDKPRTKEAKHPVAWAEEALALLQVAGKVPVTGTPPTAVPNVTPVLEVAVSSGVAEKKWTPNQMAALASLAGDKGEITYTPDHQMILRIPTDDPDSVVRRLTDAGWSVHPVGDVVQVKACDFCDGDKGESIPHAEELTRRLGGMNIPKELKIGFNGCAMACYGAVTEDIGIVYRRGTYDLFLGGKRIGRNAHPAQRVAEGLSPEEMLVAVENVVREYAEKGHPNERFHKFFKRVQEVNGFRYREQPQPVAVDTVCGD comes from the coding sequence ATGAGTGAGAAAGGCCGCGGCAAGTTGTACGTGGTGGGCTTCGGTCCGGGTCATTTCGACCACATGACGCACCGGGCGCGGGAAGCACTCAGCGACAGCGATGTGATCGTCGGGTACAACACCTATGTCGACATCATCCGGGATTTGTTGGACAATCAGGAGATCGTGCAAACCGGCATGACGGAAGAAGTCAGTCGGGCACAGACGGCGGTCGAGCTGGCCGAGAGCGGAAAAAAGGTGGCCGTGATTTCCAGCGGAGATGCAGGCGTGTACGGCATGGCCGGACTGGTGTACGAGGTGTTGGTGGAAAAAGGAAGGCATCGGGGCGAAGGTGTGGAAGTGGAGGTGATCCCCGGGGTATCAGCAATCAATTCCTGCGCGGCACTTTTGGGGTCGCCCGTGATGCACGATGCTTGCATGATCAGTCTGAGTGACCATCTCACCCCCTGGGAAACGATCGCCCGCCGGATTGAAGCGGCCGCAGCAGCCGATTTTGTCATCGCTTTGTACAACCCCAAAAGTGGACGGCGTACCCGCCAGATCGTGGAGACTCAACGCATCCTGCTCCAGTATCGGTCACCGGACACACCTGTCGGATTGGTGAAAAGCGCCTATCGGGAACGGCAACACGTGGTGATCACGAAGCTGGGTGAGATGCTGGGACATGAGATTGGCATGTTGACTACGGTGTTGATCGGCAATTCCACCACTTTTGTTCATCACGGTTTGATGATCACACCGCGCGGCTATCAGCGAAAATATACGCTTACCCAAAAGGAACAGGCCTTGAAGCCACATGAACGCCTGCGGACGGACACCGAGCCGTGGTCTCTCAACGCGCAAACAGAGCAATTGGACAAACCCCGAACCAAAGAGGCGAAACATCCGGTTGCATGGGCCGAGGAAGCGTTGGCACTTCTTCAGGTCGCAGGCAAGGTTCCTGTCACCGGTACTCCTCCCACTGCGGTGCCCAATGTCACCCCGGTTTTGGAAGTGGCCGTCTCTTCCGGCGTCGCCGAAAAAAAGTGGACGCCGAACCAAATGGCTGCACTGGCATCGCTGGCGGGAGACAAAGGGGAGATCACGTATACACCCGATCATCAAATGATCCTGCGGATCCCGACCGATGATCCCGACTCAGTGGTTCGTCGCCTGACGGATGCGGGATGGTCGGTTCACCCCGTCGGCGATGTGGTGCAGGTAAAAGCATGCGATTTTTGCGATGGCGATAAAGGTGAGTCGATTCCCCACGCCGAGGAGTTGACTCGCCGGTTGGGCGGGATGAACATCCCCAAGGAATTGAAAATCGGCTTCAACGGCTGTGCGATGGCCTGCTATGGTGCGGTGACGGAAGATATCGGGATTGTCTACCGACGCGGCACGTACGATTTGTTTCTGGGCGGTAAAAGGATCGGCCGCAATGCCCATCCCGCCCAGCGGGTGGCGGAAGGACTCTCACCGGAAGAGATGTTGGTGGCGGTGGAAAACGTCGTGCGGGAATATGCGGAAAAAGGGCACCCCAACGAGCGTTTCCACAAATTTTTCAAACGTGTCCAAGAGGTGAACGGGTTCCGGTACCGGGAACAACCTCAACCGGTAGCGGTGGATACCGTCTGCGGGGACTGA
- a CDS encoding sodium:proton antiporter gives MENVSLLILVFTLGLRHGLDADHLACIDGLARYNWRKGSSIARWVGTLFSFGHGLVVASIGIILGNISQNFRLPDYVDLFVTWFSILSLFLIGTLNINNLLKTRLGNQDEYRPQGIKGKLIPKKLQETSNPLLIILIGGLFALASETVSQASVWVLAANNNANYMPYILGITFMMGMMITDTIDSLITNKILRQSSKLGQSASRVMGWIIVFLAYGVSFYEAFTFFNPWAELDFEVVGIIIFLLFLFIFAWVSYRTRVDRPFVGLHVSGEENSNSWRK, from the coding sequence ATGGAAAACGTATCTCTTCTCATACTGGTATTTACTTTAGGTCTTCGTCACGGTTTGGATGCTGATCATTTAGCTTGTATTGATGGTTTGGCTCGCTACAATTGGCGTAAAGGAAGTTCGATTGCGCGTTGGGTCGGTACCTTATTCTCCTTTGGACACGGTTTAGTAGTAGCCAGTATTGGGATTATTCTAGGAAACATCAGTCAGAACTTTCGGTTACCGGATTACGTCGACCTGTTTGTGACATGGTTTTCTATTTTGTCCCTATTCCTGATTGGAACATTAAACATCAATAATCTGTTAAAGACGCGATTAGGGAATCAGGACGAATATCGACCTCAAGGTATCAAAGGAAAACTCATTCCGAAAAAATTACAGGAAACAAGCAACCCACTTCTCATTATATTGATTGGAGGACTGTTTGCTTTAGCATCAGAGACCGTTAGTCAAGCGTCCGTCTGGGTGTTGGCAGCGAACAACAACGCGAACTATATGCCTTACATCTTGGGAATCACATTTATGATGGGGATGATGATCACAGATACCATTGATTCTTTGATTACCAATAAAATACTTCGCCAATCCAGTAAACTTGGGCAATCTGCCTCCAGAGTGATGGGTTGGATCATTGTGTTTTTAGCATATGGAGTCTCTTTCTACGAAGCCTTTACATTCTTTAACCCTTGGGCAGAATTGGATTTTGAAGTGGTGGGGATCATCATTTTTTTGCTCTTCCTTTTCATTTTTGCATGGGTATCCTATCGAACAAGAGTTGATCGTCCTTTTGTAGGGTTACATGTATCAGGTGAAGAAAACAGCAACTCATGGAGAAAGTGA
- the tsaB gene encoding tRNA (adenosine(37)-N6)-threonylcarbamoyltransferase complex dimerization subunit type 1 TsaB, whose amino-acid sequence MKILAMDTSTLVMGVAVLEEDRVLGEWTTNLHRNHSVRLMPAIDRLLRELALSVDDLDAVAVAQGPGSYTGVRIGVTTAKTIAWSRKLPLIGVSSLAVLAMNGRHFDGGIVPLFDARRNRAYTGLYQRTDDGLVQTAREERVVPVDQWLSELSGLGPMLFLGDDVNRFRDQIEAALGNQAVFGYPPENVPRASMLGQLAYARWQRGEVADEAFAPNYLQKTEAEVKWSARQQTE is encoded by the coding sequence ATGAAAATCCTGGCGATGGATACGTCCACATTGGTGATGGGCGTAGCAGTCTTGGAGGAAGATCGCGTACTCGGGGAATGGACAACCAATTTGCATCGAAATCACTCTGTCCGTTTGATGCCCGCGATTGACCGTTTGTTACGGGAGTTGGCACTTTCGGTGGATGATTTGGATGCGGTGGCGGTGGCGCAAGGGCCGGGTTCGTACACCGGGGTGAGAATCGGTGTCACGACGGCCAAAACGATTGCCTGGAGCCGGAAATTGCCGTTGATCGGGGTTTCCAGTTTGGCTGTATTGGCGATGAACGGTCGCCATTTTGACGGCGGGATCGTCCCGTTGTTTGATGCCAGGCGTAATCGAGCCTATACGGGACTGTATCAACGAACCGACGACGGGTTGGTGCAGACAGCCCGGGAGGAGCGAGTCGTACCGGTGGATCAGTGGTTGAGCGAACTGTCGGGCTTGGGGCCGATGCTGTTTCTCGGTGACGATGTGAACCGTTTTCGTGATCAAATTGAGGCTGCTCTCGGCAACCAGGCGGTGTTCGGCTACCCGCCGGAAAACGTGCCGCGGGCATCGATGCTGGGGCAATTGGCATATGCCCGATGGCAAAGAGGTGAGGTGGCCGATGAGGCGTTTGCACCCAATTATCTGCAGAAGACCGAAGCGGAAGTCAAATGGTCGGCTCGACAACAAACGGAGTGA
- a CDS encoding alpha/beta fold hydrolase, protein MGYYIPVERNVNIFVEDCDPGHGKPILFIHGWPLNHKMFEYQFNQLPKMGYRCIGIDLRGFGKSDRPWEGYSYNRLADDVRIVIDTLQLEDVTFAAHSMGGAIAIRYMARHAGHKVSKLALIGAAGFTRRPGIPYGLTKEEMKRWERSWSKLMVATYTDRPKMLDGVGDIFFARYVTESFKNWFHGLGIEASGHASAMCAVSLRDEDLGRDFSKINVPTAIFHGVQDKVCPFSFAKLMHAGIRESELIPFQYSGHGLFYEELEKFHRELIRFIG, encoded by the coding sequence ATGGGTTACTACATTCCAGTTGAACGAAACGTAAATATCTTCGTCGAGGATTGCGATCCTGGGCATGGAAAACCAATCCTTTTTATACACGGATGGCCGCTTAACCATAAAATGTTTGAATATCAATTCAACCAACTCCCCAAAATGGGCTATCGTTGTATTGGGATTGATTTGCGCGGATTCGGGAAGTCGGATCGTCCCTGGGAAGGATATTCGTACAACCGATTGGCAGATGATGTCCGTATCGTGATTGATACTCTACAGTTAGAGGATGTCACCTTTGCTGCACATTCGATGGGAGGAGCTATTGCCATCCGGTACATGGCTCGGCATGCAGGGCATAAAGTCTCTAAACTAGCCCTCATAGGAGCTGCGGGCTTCACCAGACGCCCCGGAATACCGTATGGACTAACAAAAGAGGAAATGAAACGTTGGGAACGGTCATGGAGTAAGCTAATGGTCGCTACCTATACCGATCGCCCCAAAATGCTGGATGGCGTTGGGGACATATTTTTCGCACGTTATGTAACGGAGAGTTTCAAAAACTGGTTCCACGGATTGGGAATAGAGGCGTCTGGCCATGCATCGGCGATGTGTGCAGTTTCCCTTCGAGATGAGGATTTAGGGAGAGATTTTTCTAAAATCAATGTACCAACCGCAATTTTCCATGGTGTACAGGACAAAGTCTGCCCATTCTCATTTGCCAAATTGATGCACGCCGGTATCAGGGAATCGGAACTCATCCCCTTTCAATACAGTGGTCATGGATTGTTCTACGAAGAGTTGGAGAAATTTCATCGCGAGCTTATACGCTTCATCGGATAA
- a CDS encoding OsmC family protein, translating into MPKITFVSDVKWSGEGVRSVAEINGKQVIIDEPPALGGTDQGPNPVELILAALGGCINVLVSLFAKQHGVELKGSQVHVEGDLDPDGFMEKADVRPGFLEVRYHIQIDSPSDPEKVQALIEHVERVCPVKDTLQGVPTVAVTGQKTS; encoded by the coding sequence ATGCCTAAGATTACTTTTGTGTCTGATGTAAAATGGTCCGGTGAGGGAGTGCGCTCGGTGGCTGAGATCAACGGCAAACAGGTGATCATCGACGAGCCCCCGGCTTTAGGCGGAACGGATCAAGGGCCCAATCCGGTGGAACTCATCCTGGCTGCCCTGGGCGGATGCATTAATGTGCTGGTCTCTCTGTTTGCCAAACAGCACGGAGTAGAACTGAAAGGAAGCCAAGTGCATGTGGAGGGCGATTTGGATCCCGACGGTTTCATGGAAAAAGCCGATGTCCGCCCTGGCTTCCTGGAAGTCCGCTACCATATTCAAATTGACTCCCCGTCCGACCCGGAAAAAGTCCAAGCATTGATCGAACACGTAGAGCGGGTCTGCCCAGTGAAGGACACCTTACAGGGCGTGCCTACCGTGGCGGTGACGGGGCAGAAGACGTCATAA
- the tsaD gene encoding tRNA (adenosine(37)-N6)-threonylcarbamoyltransferase complex transferase subunit TsaD: MKMTENIQLNQTRTLVLGIETSCDETAAAVVENGQRVLSNVISSQVDVHRKFGGVVPEVASRRHVERITQIIQEALDRAGVTLDDLSAVAVTQGPGLVGALLIGVSAAKALSFARGLPLVPVHHIAGHIYASHLVEPLAFPLVALVVSGGHTELILMREHNRFERLGRTRDDAAGEAYDKVARLLHLPYPGGPEIDRLAKDGSDVLDFPRAWLEPDSFDFSFSGLKSAVINYLHNARQRGETVNPADVAASFQESVVEVLVEKAMRAVAHTGVKQLVLAGGVSANSRLREALGARCREAGITLRVPPLSLCTDNAAMIAAAGTYRFFDGQVGDLSLNAEPNLPLV, encoded by the coding sequence ATGAAGATGACGGAGAACATACAGTTGAATCAAACAAGAACACTGGTACTGGGGATTGAAACGAGCTGTGACGAGACGGCTGCCGCCGTAGTTGAAAACGGACAACGGGTGTTGTCCAACGTCATTTCTTCCCAGGTGGATGTGCACCGCAAATTTGGAGGCGTCGTACCGGAGGTGGCTTCGCGCCGCCACGTGGAGCGGATCACGCAGATCATTCAAGAAGCGTTGGATCGTGCCGGCGTCACATTGGACGACTTGTCCGCCGTGGCCGTCACCCAGGGTCCCGGTTTGGTGGGAGCGCTCTTGATCGGGGTTTCTGCTGCCAAGGCGCTGTCGTTTGCACGTGGGCTTCCATTGGTACCGGTGCATCACATCGCCGGTCACATTTATGCCAGCCACCTGGTGGAGCCGCTTGCGTTCCCGTTGGTGGCGCTGGTTGTATCCGGCGGCCATACCGAGCTGATTCTGATGCGGGAACACAACCGGTTTGAACGACTGGGCCGGACAAGGGACGATGCAGCCGGGGAAGCCTACGACAAAGTGGCCCGGCTGCTCCATTTGCCATATCCCGGCGGACCGGAGATTGACCGACTGGCCAAAGATGGCAGTGATGTGCTGGATTTTCCGCGGGCATGGTTGGAGCCGGACTCCTTCGATTTCAGTTTCAGCGGGTTGAAATCCGCGGTGATCAACTACCTGCACAACGCGCGTCAACGGGGAGAGACGGTCAATCCGGCGGATGTGGCCGCCAGTTTTCAGGAGTCGGTCGTCGAGGTGCTGGTGGAAAAAGCGATGAGAGCAGTCGCCCACACCGGTGTGAAGCAGTTGGTATTGGCGGGCGGCGTATCAGCCAACAGCCGCTTGCGCGAAGCGTTGGGCGCACGGTGCCGGGAAGCCGGGATCACCCTGCGTGTACCGCCACTGTCGCTGTGCACTGACAACGCGGCGATGATCGCCGCGGCGGGAACCTACCGCTTCTTTGACGGGCAAGTGGGTGATTTGTCGCTCAACGCGGAACCCAATCTGCCGTTGGTGTGA
- a CDS encoding precorrin-8X methylmutase: MTPREFQPVTTRPEEIEQLSFRMITEELGKHPFTDEQFPVVQRVIHASADFELGRSLMFHPDAIRAGIEAIRAGKPVVADVQMVQVGISKPRIQRFGGDVRVYISDPDVAAEAKRLGTTRAIVSMRKAVREAEGGIFAIGNAPTALLELIRLVRTGEAKPGLIVGVPVGFVSAAESKEELTKLDVPFITNRGRKGGSPTAVAIVNALSLMAERQK, encoded by the coding sequence GTGACACCACGGGAGTTTCAGCCGGTCACCACACGTCCTGAGGAGATCGAACAACTCAGTTTTCGCATGATCACCGAGGAGTTGGGCAAACACCCGTTTACGGACGAACAATTTCCCGTCGTCCAGCGGGTGATTCACGCTTCGGCAGATTTCGAGTTGGGACGGAGCCTGATGTTTCACCCCGATGCCATCCGAGCCGGGATCGAGGCAATTCGTGCAGGCAAGCCGGTGGTGGCAGACGTTCAGATGGTGCAGGTGGGGATCAGTAAACCAAGGATCCAGCGGTTCGGCGGTGACGTACGGGTGTACATCTCTGACCCGGATGTGGCGGCGGAAGCGAAACGATTGGGAACGACGCGGGCGATCGTGTCGATGAGAAAAGCCGTGCGTGAAGCGGAAGGCGGCATTTTCGCGATCGGCAATGCCCCGACAGCCCTCTTGGAGCTGATCCGGCTGGTTCGGACGGGAGAGGCGAAGCCCGGCCTGATCGTCGGCGTTCCCGTCGGTTTCGTGTCAGCCGCCGAATCCAAAGAAGAGCTGACCAAACTGGACGTACCGTTCATCACCAACCGGGGCAGAAAAGGAGGAAGTCCGACAGCCGTCGCGATTGTCAACGCATTGTCGTTGATGGCGGAACGGCAGAAGTGA